The nucleotide window GGCTCCGGCGTCTGACGGCCCGGCGCACCCCCGTTCAATGGAGAACGCTGGGGACCTGTTTTCGGTTGTGGCTCGTCGGACGGGGTCAGAAAACCCGTTGACCCAACCGGCTCCACCGATAGGCTGACGGTTCTGTTTACGGACAATTTGGCTCAACGAAATCAAGAACTATGGCTGTCAAAGTTGCGATTAATGGGTTCGGTCGGATCGGGCGTCTCGTGTTCCGGGCGATGGTGGAGCAGGGGTTGGTGGGGCGCGAGGTCGAGGTGGTGGCCGTCGGGGACATCGTTCCCGCCGACAACCTGGCCTACCTGCTGAAGTACGACTCCATTCAGGGCCGGTTTTCCGGGACGGTCGGCAGCCGCAAGTCCTCACCCGACAAAACCGACGACGACATCCTGATCGTCAACGGTGCCGAAATACACGTGGTGAGCGCGCGCACCCCGGCCGAGCTGCCGTGGAAGGCGATGGGCGTGGACATCGTGATTGAGTCCACCGGCCTGTTCACCGACGCCGACAAGGCGAACCCCAAGTCAGCCTACGGCCACATCACCGCCGGAGCCCGGAAGGTCATCATCTCCGCTCCGGCGAAGAACGAGGACATCACCGTCGTGCTCGGGGTGAACCACGAGAAGTATGACCCGGCCAAGCATCATGTGATCTCCAACGCCAGCTGCACCACGAACTGCCTGGCGCCGGTCGTGCACGTGCTCCTGAAGGAGGGGTTTGGCATCGAGGAGGGGCTGATGACCACCGTGCATGCGTACACGGCGACCCAGAAGACGGTGGACGGTCCGTCCCGCAAGGACTGGAAGGGCGGACGGACCGCGGCGCAAAACGTGATCCCGAGCACCACCGGCGCCGCGAAGGCCGTGGCGCTCGTCTGCCCCGAGGTCAAGGGCAAGCTCACCGGCATGGC belongs to Verrucomicrobiia bacterium and includes:
- the gap gene encoding type I glyceraldehyde-3-phosphate dehydrogenase, with translation MAVKVAINGFGRIGRLVFRAMVEQGLVGREVEVVAVGDIVPADNLAYLLKYDSIQGRFSGTVGSRKSSPDKTDDDILIVNGAEIHVVSARTPAELPWKAMGVDIVIESTGLFTDADKANPKSAYGHITAGARKVIISAPAKNEDITVVLGVNHEKYDPAKHHVISNASCTTNCLAPVVHVLLKEGFGIEEGLMTTVHAYTATQKTVDGPSRKDWKGGRTAAQNVIPSTTGAAKAVALVCPEVKGKLTGMAFRVPVPTVSVVDLTVKTTRDTSYAEISDAMKRASETYLKGILEWTSDEVVSSDFIHSSASSVFDAGSGIELNKRFFKLVSWYDNEWGYSNRVGDLVKLILAKGL